The DNA sequence GGTAACGCGGCTCGTCTGGGAAAGTAGATTGCGACTCGACGACTACATAGAGATAGAGATCGACTCCGACGAGTCCTACGAGAGACGGAGACTCGCCAAAGAGAAGTCGTACGAGATCCTCGACTACCTCACCGAGTCGAAGAACCGTTTCGAGGAGGTAGAACAGAGCGGCTCGCTCTTCGGAAGCACGTCTCCTTCGGTATTCGTCGGCAGGTCGAACTACCCGCGTGTCTCGGCGGGTCTCCTCTCTCCGGTCGCCGAGGAAGAAGACGCCTCGGAGTTCTCCGAGAGTCAGGACTGGTACGAACGCGGTCTGGGTATCGACAACGTCCTTCAGTACCGCACCGGACTCCTCAACTCCGACACCAGACTCGACGTAGAGGCGAGAGGCGGATTCGTCGACGTACAGCAGGAGGTCGCACTCGCCGACCGTCCCGTCGATGTCGAGATACAGCTCGACGACACCCCCGACTTCGATGTCTCACTCGACCAGATTGCGACTCCCACAGGACCCAGAGCGACAGCCGACGAGGCGGAGCTTACCGAGAACCCTCACGTGCCCCGAAGCGTCGAGAAGGTATTCGGAGACGACGACTGGAAGGCGGAGGACGCGATGACGTATCTCTACGACAAGGGCTTCGACGTCTACGAGATAGACGACATACTCTCGGCGGGTGCTCTCGGGCAGTCTGACGAGAGGAAGCTCGTCCCTACGAGATGGTCGATAACCGCGGTCGACGACGCCGTCGGCAGCCACATACGACACGAGATCAAGACCAACCCGTCGGTCGACTCCACGTATGTCTGGGAGAACACCTACATGGGAAACCGTTACTGGGTGATACTCTCGCCGGGGCAGTGGGAGTTCGAGCTAGTCGAGATAAAGAGTCCCGGGAGTATCTGGAACCCGTCCCCCGACGGAGACGTCTACATGGCGAGCGCACACGAGGGATACGACGGAAGGACGACCTACGTCGACGAGACCGCGGGGGCGTACTACGCCTCACGCATCGGGGCTCTCGACTATCTCCGGTCGGTCGGACGACAGGCAAAATGTCTCGTAATACGTGAGGTCACCGACGATTACTGGGCTCCCGTCGGAGTCTGGCAGATACGTGAGAGCGTCCGGAATGCTTTCGAGGACGAGAGCGGAGTCGCTGAGACCTTCCCCGAAGCAATAGATAAGGTTGTCTCGCGTCTCCCCGTCTCGACCGACCGTCTCAGACGTAAGTCGACTATGGTCTCGGGGCTCCAGACGAGTCTCGACGACTTCTTCTAGTTTTAGTTTTAGATGATCTCGTCTACTGCGTCGCTCAGGGCGTCGAGCCCCTTCTCGAAGTCCCACTCCCCTCCGTCGCCCGTGTAGTTCGAGACCGCGATCACCGCCGAGACTTCGACGTCTCTGAGGTAACAGACCTGTGCGACACCGGCGGTCTCCATGTCCTCGACGACCGCGCCCGTCCTCTCACGTATCTCGCGCGCAGTCCTGTCGTTCGCCGAGACTGACGAGACGGTGGCTACGGCTCCCGATCCGTCTGTCTCGACGTTGACGGGCGAGAGGTCGT is a window from the Candidatus Afararchaeum irisae genome containing:
- a CDS encoding Nre family DNA repair protein, coding for MRLDDYIEIEIDSDESYERRRLAKEKSYEILDYLTESKNRFEEVEQSGSLFGSTSPSVFVGRSNYPRVSAGLLSPVAEEEDASEFSESQDWYERGLGIDNVLQYRTGLLNSDTRLDVEARGGFVDVQQEVALADRPVDVEIQLDDTPDFDVSLDQIATPTGPRATADEAELTENPHVPRSVEKVFGDDDWKAEDAMTYLYDKGFDVYEIDDILSAGALGQSDERKLVPTRWSITAVDDAVGSHIRHEIKTNPSVDSTYVWENTYMGNRYWVILSPGQWEFELVEIKSPGSIWNPSPDGDVYMASAHEGYDGRTTYVDETAGAYYASRIGALDYLRSVGRQAKCLVIREVTDDYWAPVGVWQIRESVRNAFEDESGVAETFPEAIDKVVSRLPVSTDRLRRKSTMVSGLQTSLDDFF